A single window of Cytobacillus dafuensis DNA harbors:
- a CDS encoding non-ribosomal peptide synthetase produces the protein METKNLLHLLERNLDEGKRGITFISNKQDHEITYSELYQKSLQILGYLQKKGLKPGAEVVLQTNEVSVFIHMFWSCIMGGFIPIPLTAGNTSEHKSKLIKVWKQLNDPYLFVDQKSSRILNSLSSVPSFDADSNTIKDKRINYEEADCFTSNGIQHYANPDEIAFIQFSSGSTGDPKGVMLTHENVLTNLEGIVDADPYRWAGDTFFSWMPLTHDLGLIGFHLAPVAAKIHHYLMPTNLFIRSPQIWLDKVHQYRASVLSSPNFGYKFVIDRLKPENKAGLDLSSVRKIINGAEPISYDISKQFLEEFQPYGLKQDVMVPSYGMAEAAVGVTFPVENDGFYPIYIDRSSLKVKENIKELSSQIGNTAIFVSLGKAIKGTMIRICDEECNDLGENKVGQVHIKGKNVTKGYYNNPKATENAITYDGWLVTGDLGFLKNGELIITGREKDIIFINGQNYYPHDIERVAEGIEGIDLGKVVVCGAFNKELQSEEVIVFVIHRGSIEDFAPIASQLRIHLNRELAINIASVLPIKKIPRTTSGKVQRYILSQEYEDGKFSSLQSKVNLILNEEREARYIYFPQNEIEFELVTYFKKTLGLDQISIYDHFFEMGGNSLKASQLLGLIIKKFQIEITFEELFSLPTVKKLAEYIQKSAEKKDGLSVISPINEMENFPITPMQKKIYFMQYYQDIGTTYNVSVALKISGKFNKEQAQMAFQMLVNRHESLRTNFTTKQGDIKQIVRPSLKVNLETIHSVEEKQLGSQFIRPFNLESDPLIRMAISEVSENEHILLLDTHHIVVDRISINILLHEFTSLYEGKDVPSLSVQYKDFAVWQERQKESKSYTEHKEYWRSLLEGDLPILEFPTDYSRAKIQNFKGAVMPFAVNGSLLEDLRKLANEKDTTLYMVLLAAFQVLLFKYSGQEDIIVGTPVAGRYHPDIENVVGMFVNTLPLRSFPESKKSFISFLNETKKQIVNALKHQSYHTEELLNDLSLIKDPSRNPLFDMVFVMQNMESGALDIDGLDIKEIPIFSDSAKFDLTLEAIETDDNIAFNVEYCSDLFKPSTIRRFIDHYRTLLNEIINHPSKLLSNINILSEKERVDVLYHFNNTARAFPKQKTIHQLFEEKVQKTPNAIALLFENKKMTYYELNKMANDVAATLTQEGIGHGDYVGVFLNRGFEMVVGVLGILKAGSAYVPLDPSLPKMRFEHITNSLKIKALIINEKQRRRAVDLLEGHKHLALLIDPYQLPQNKNSGEIPSIRVNSEDNAYVIFTSGSTGVPNGVRVTHRSVVNLIDWVNREFSIGPADRVLFLTSLSFDLSVYDIFGMLAAGGSIRIVPDEELRNPVKLLEWLTTEPITLWDSAPAAFGQIVPFLHNARAENSKLRYVFLSGDWIPLATPQSIEGAFPSAKLISLGGATEATVWSNFYPVDKLKSDWKSIPYGKPIQNAQYYILNKDLQPCPIGVPGELYIAGECLSEGYINSPQLNNARFLTNPFVDSPSAKIYKTGDKARWYEDGNIEFLGRLDFQVKIRGYRIELGEIQSVLSKHDAIKEAYVITKENKLGENALCAYILSDIRIQPSELRGYLAEKIPEYMIPSYFIVLDKLPVTSNGKLDRKALPEPDSSIDLGQQYVPPKNKTEEILVSIWEELLGIEKIGTHDNFFALGGDSIKAIQAAARLDKYHLKMEINDLFKYPTISAISAHVKKNIRDVDQGTVEGDVHLSPVQSWFFEQEFEDNFHFNQAFLIKAKNGLDTKKVQQVFDRLLEHHDALRIGIRATNDGIKLFNHGLSVKAPKIAVYDFTTEIDSEMLITKEAEKLQRKINLSHPPYMKLAQFNTTEGAYLLIVFHHLIIDGVSWRILFEDFVNGYKNIVSEKDIIFPPKMDSFQVWTNQLNEYRKSKELEAELPYWNELKSYKTIPLPKEVHESTIKNDSANTIGFRLDDRNTENLVKQAGQAFNTDVETILLTALSLSIYDWISHSNVLVTLEGHGREAIFEDMKIDRTIGWFTSMYPLLLKTDPNKGLGYQIKQVKEQLMKVPNGGIGYGLLEYDSVAPYEKNSKIDIQPEISFNYLGQFDHELDGEAITLSDLSIGDMVSPNARKVYSLNFNSYVKQNQFVLLLEYSNNEYLDSTMEWFIDHYKQHLLNLIDYCINVEPEITPSDLTFKDFDIDELEEFIKEVAIGLVDEE, from the coding sequence GTGGAAACGAAAAACTTGCTTCATTTGCTAGAACGTAACCTAGATGAAGGGAAACGGGGGATTACGTTTATTAGTAACAAACAAGATCATGAAATTACATATTCTGAACTCTATCAGAAATCTTTGCAAATCTTAGGTTACCTTCAAAAAAAGGGTTTAAAGCCCGGGGCTGAGGTAGTGTTACAAACAAACGAAGTAAGTGTATTTATTCATATGTTTTGGTCATGTATTATGGGTGGCTTTATTCCAATTCCTCTAACAGCGGGAAATACGAGTGAGCATAAATCCAAATTAATTAAAGTTTGGAAACAGTTAAATGATCCCTATTTATTCGTAGACCAAAAGTCTTCTAGAATACTGAATAGTTTGTCAAGTGTCCCGTCATTTGATGCTGACAGCAATACAATTAAGGACAAGAGGATAAATTACGAGGAAGCAGACTGTTTTACGAGTAATGGAATACAGCATTATGCAAATCCTGATGAAATTGCATTTATTCAGTTTTCCTCAGGCTCTACTGGAGACCCTAAAGGGGTTATGCTAACACATGAAAACGTGTTAACCAATCTTGAAGGCATTGTAGATGCGGATCCTTATCGGTGGGCAGGTGACACATTTTTTAGTTGGATGCCTTTAACTCATGATCTTGGTTTGATTGGATTTCACTTGGCTCCAGTAGCTGCAAAAATTCATCATTACCTGATGCCAACCAATCTGTTCATCCGCTCCCCTCAAATCTGGCTTGACAAAGTTCATCAGTATCGAGCTTCAGTTCTTTCCTCTCCGAACTTTGGATATAAATTTGTAATTGATCGGTTAAAGCCAGAAAACAAAGCTGGATTGGATTTATCAAGTGTTCGAAAAATTATTAATGGAGCAGAGCCAATCTCGTATGATATTTCGAAACAATTTTTGGAAGAATTTCAACCCTATGGGTTAAAACAAGATGTGATGGTTCCTTCGTATGGCATGGCAGAAGCTGCAGTTGGAGTGACATTTCCAGTAGAAAATGACGGTTTTTATCCTATTTATATAGATCGTTCTTCATTAAAGGTAAAAGAGAATATTAAAGAGCTTTCCTCTCAAATAGGAAATACAGCCATTTTCGTTAGCTTAGGTAAAGCGATAAAAGGGACCATGATTCGGATATGTGATGAAGAGTGTAATGACCTTGGTGAAAATAAAGTAGGTCAAGTCCATATCAAGGGTAAGAATGTTACAAAAGGATACTATAACAATCCTAAAGCAACAGAAAATGCCATCACATATGATGGGTGGTTAGTAACAGGGGATTTGGGCTTTTTGAAAAACGGTGAATTAATCATTACGGGCAGGGAAAAGGATATTATTTTTATTAATGGACAAAACTATTATCCTCATGACATTGAGAGGGTTGCAGAGGGTATTGAAGGGATAGACTTAGGAAAAGTTGTGGTTTGTGGTGCTTTTAATAAGGAATTGCAAAGTGAGGAAGTAATCGTTTTTGTTATACATAGGGGATCTATAGAAGATTTCGCACCAATCGCTTCCCAGTTAAGGATACATCTTAATCGAGAATTGGCGATAAATATTGCCAGCGTTCTTCCTATAAAGAAGATACCAAGAACTACTAGTGGTAAGGTTCAAAGATATATTTTATCTCAGGAATATGAGGATGGAAAGTTTTCTTCCTTACAATCAAAAGTCAATCTGATTTTGAATGAGGAAAGAGAAGCCCGTTACATTTATTTTCCTCAAAATGAAATTGAGTTTGAGCTTGTTACATACTTCAAAAAAACCCTAGGCTTAGACCAAATTAGTATATATGATCATTTTTTTGAAATGGGAGGAAACTCTCTAAAGGCTAGTCAGCTTCTCGGTTTAATTATAAAAAAATTTCAAATTGAAATTACTTTTGAAGAATTATTTTCCTTGCCAACGGTGAAGAAATTAGCAGAATATATTCAGAAATCAGCAGAAAAAAAAGATGGTTTGTCAGTTATATCACCTATAAATGAAATGGAAAATTTTCCAATTACCCCTATGCAAAAGAAAATATACTTTATGCAGTATTACCAAGACATTGGGACTACTTATAATGTATCGGTAGCATTAAAAATCTCTGGTAAATTTAATAAAGAACAGGCTCAGATGGCGTTCCAAATGCTTGTTAATCGACATGAATCATTACGAACAAACTTTACTACTAAGCAGGGTGATATAAAGCAAATTGTTCGTCCTTCTTTGAAAGTAAATTTGGAGACAATACATTCTGTGGAAGAAAAACAATTAGGTAGTCAATTCATACGACCCTTTAACCTTGAGTCCGATCCATTAATAAGAATGGCCATTAGTGAAGTGAGCGAGAATGAACATATATTACTCCTTGATACTCACCACATTGTGGTGGATCGGATATCTATCAACATTTTACTTCATGAATTTACCTCTTTATACGAAGGGAAAGATGTGCCTTCTTTGTCAGTACAATATAAGGATTTTGCAGTGTGGCAGGAAAGACAAAAAGAATCAAAATCTTATACAGAACATAAAGAGTACTGGAGAAGTCTATTAGAAGGAGATCTTCCTATTTTAGAATTCCCTACGGATTATAGCAGGGCGAAAATCCAAAATTTTAAGGGAGCAGTTATGCCCTTTGCCGTGAATGGATCATTGTTGGAAGATTTGAGAAAGCTTGCAAACGAAAAGGATACAACCTTATATATGGTTCTTCTTGCAGCCTTCCAAGTTCTTTTATTTAAATATTCAGGTCAAGAAGACATCATTGTGGGTACTCCTGTAGCTGGAAGGTATCACCCAGACATAGAAAATGTCGTGGGAATGTTTGTAAACACTTTACCACTTAGAAGTTTTCCAGAATCAAAGAAGTCGTTTATCAGCTTTCTGAATGAGACAAAGAAGCAAATAGTAAATGCATTAAAACATCAAAGTTATCATACGGAAGAATTACTAAATGATTTGTCTTTAATTAAAGATCCTAGCAGGAACCCACTGTTTGATATGGTGTTTGTTATGCAGAATATGGAGTCAGGTGCTTTAGACATTGATGGATTGGACATTAAAGAGATTCCTATTTTTTCAGATTCTGCAAAATTCGATTTAACACTCGAAGCAATTGAAACAGATGATAACATTGCTTTTAATGTCGAGTATTGCAGTGATTTATTTAAGCCAAGTACGATAAGAAGATTTATTGATCACTACAGAACACTTTTAAATGAAATTATAAATCACCCTAGCAAATTATTGTCGAATATAAATATCCTAAGTGAAAAAGAGAGAGTAGATGTACTATATCATTTCAACAACACTGCAAGAGCATTTCCTAAGCAAAAGACAATCCACCAACTTTTTGAGGAAAAGGTACAGAAAACACCAAATGCGATAGCATTGCTTTTTGAAAATAAAAAAATGACTTATTACGAACTCAACAAAATGGCAAATGATGTAGCAGCAACCCTAACTCAAGAAGGGATAGGACATGGTGATTACGTTGGTGTTTTCCTAAATCGAGGATTCGAAATGGTAGTAGGAGTTTTGGGGATTCTAAAAGCAGGATCAGCATACGTGCCTTTAGATCCTAGCCTCCCAAAAATGCGATTCGAGCACATCACAAATAGCTTGAAAATCAAAGCACTGATTATCAATGAGAAACAGAGAAGAAGAGCAGTGGACTTACTAGAAGGGCACAAGCATTTAGCCTTGTTAATTGATCCTTACCAGTTGCCACAAAATAAAAACTCAGGTGAAATCCCCTCAATTAGGGTAAATTCAGAAGATAACGCCTATGTTATTTTTACTTCTGGATCTACAGGAGTTCCTAATGGTGTAAGGGTTACGCATAGGTCAGTAGTAAATCTTATTGATTGGGTAAACCGTGAGTTCAGTATTGGCCCTGCAGATCGAGTACTATTCCTTACTTCACTTAGCTTTGATTTATCTGTTTACGATATTTTTGGAATGCTTGCAGCTGGAGGCTCTATTAGAATTGTACCGGATGAGGAATTACGTAATCCAGTGAAATTATTAGAGTGGCTTACAACTGAACCTATTACGTTGTGGGATTCTGCACCAGCTGCATTTGGACAAATTGTTCCATTTCTTCATAATGCCAGGGCAGAAAATAGTAAACTCAGATATGTTTTCCTGAGTGGGGACTGGATTCCATTGGCTACTCCACAGAGTATTGAGGGTGCATTTCCATCTGCAAAGTTAATAAGCTTAGGAGGGGCAACTGAAGCTACTGTATGGTCAAACTTTTATCCGGTGGACAAGTTAAAGTCTGATTGGAAAAGCATCCCTTATGGTAAGCCTATTCAAAATGCCCAATATTATATACTCAACAAAGACCTTCAGCCATGTCCAATTGGTGTGCCTGGGGAACTGTATATAGCGGGGGAGTGCTTATCTGAGGGTTATATCAATTCTCCACAATTAAATAATGCTCGTTTTCTTACAAATCCATTTGTCGATTCTCCGTCAGCAAAAATCTATAAAACAGGAGACAAGGCAAGATGGTACGAAGATGGAAATATTGAATTTTTAGGAAGATTAGACTTTCAGGTGAAAATCAGAGGTTATCGAATTGAGTTAGGAGAAATTCAATCAGTATTATCAAAGCATGATGCGATTAAAGAAGCCTATGTAATAACTAAAGAAAATAAGCTTGGAGAAAATGCCTTATGTGCATACATTTTATCTGATATAAGGATCCAACCTTCTGAATTAAGAGGTTATCTGGCGGAAAAAATTCCTGAATATATGATTCCATCTTATTTTATTGTTTTAGATAAATTACCAGTAACATCAAACGGAAAACTGGATAGAAAAGCATTGCCTGAACCAGATTCTTCAATTGATTTAGGGCAACAATATGTGCCACCGAAAAATAAAACAGAGGAAATTCTTGTTTCAATTTGGGAGGAACTTTTAGGGATAGAAAAAATCGGGACACATGACAATTTCTTTGCCTTAGGAGGAGACTCCATTAAGGCAATTCAAGCTGCGGCGCGTCTCGATAAATATCATTTAAAAATGGAAATTAACGATCTTTTTAAGTACCCTACAATCTCAGCCATAAGTGCTCATGTTAAGAAGAATATAAGAGACGTTGATCAAGGAACAGTTGAAGGGGATGTGCATTTATCACCAGTTCAGAGTTGGTTTTTTGAACAAGAGTTTGAAGATAATTTCCATTTTAATCAAGCTTTTTTAATAAAAGCAAAGAATGGTTTAGATACGAAAAAGGTCCAACAAGTTTTTGATCGCCTTTTAGAGCACCATGATGCTCTTCGAATTGGTATTCGTGCAACAAATGATGGCATAAAATTGTTTAATCATGGGTTGTCAGTAAAGGCTCCAAAAATTGCAGTTTATGATTTCACTACTGAAATTGATTCAGAGATGCTTATTACGAAAGAGGCAGAGAAGCTACAAAGGAAAATTAATCTCAGCCACCCGCCATACATGAAGTTAGCTCAGTTTAACACGACAGAGGGTGCCTATCTTCTTATTGTTTTCCACCACCTTATTATAGATGGAGTATCATGGAGGATTTTGTTTGAGGATTTTGTTAATGGGTACAAAAATATAGTGTCTGAGAAAGACATTATATTCCCGCCAAAAATGGATTCATTCCAAGTATGGACCAATCAGCTCAATGAATATAGGAAGAGTAAGGAGCTAGAAGCAGAACTCCCTTATTGGAATGAATTAAAGAGTTATAAAACAATACCATTACCAAAAGAAGTCCATGAAAGTACGATTAAAAATGATTCTGCCAATACCATTGGATTCCGTCTTGATGATAGGAATACAGAGAACCTTGTGAAACAGGCAGGTCAAGCATTTAATACCGATGTGGAGACAATCCTGTTAACGGCGCTAAGCTTATCCATATATGATTGGATATCGCATTCTAACGTATTAGTAACCTTAGAGGGACATGGACGTGAAGCTATTTTCGAAGACATGAAAATTGATAGAACCATTGGTTGGTTTACATCAATGTACCCGTTGCTTCTTAAAACCGACCCAAATAAGGGGCTTGGTTATCAGATTAAACAAGTAAAGGAACAGCTAATGAAGGTACCAAATGGTGGAATTGGTTACGGATTATTAGAATATGATTCTGTTGCACCTTATGAAAAAAATTCTAAAATCGATATTCAACCAGAAATTAGCTTTAACTATCTAGGACAATTTGATCACGAGCTTGACGGGGAAGCTATCACTTTATCTGATTTGTCCATAGGTGACATGGTAAGCCCTAATGCTAGAAAAGTGTATTCATTGAATTTTAATAGTTATGTAAAACAGAATCAATTCGTTTTGTTGTTAGAATACAGCAATAATGAGTACTTGGATTCAACAATGGAATGGTTCATTGACCATTATAAACAGCATCTATTAAACCTAATTGATTACTGTATAAATGTAGAACCTGAAATAACACCAAGTGACCTTACTTTTAAAGATTTCGATATTGATGAACTCGAAGAATTTATCAAAGAAGTTGCTATAGGACTTGTTGATGAGGAGTAA